In Halococcus agarilyticus, one genomic interval encodes:
- a CDS encoding polyprenyl synthetase family protein, with the protein MRDVLAAWRPVIDREIEQLLPREVDDEYVTSAFGEPTYEYDPVAIQRALPDPIWNLLDRGGKRWRAVVCCLLIDGFGADPHEYLPYACIPEILHNGTIIVDDVEDGATMRRGEPALHDEVGLDIALNAGNAMYFLPLNIVARNPADLDAGTRLAIYEMLMYELNRTHLGQGMDIHWHNDGAIRMSEAQYLEMCACKTGCLGRIVARLAALITGQSDEAERRAARYAERMSIAFQIGDDILDVETADEDGGAFGKGVGNDVREGKKTLMAIHAANEATPERAARLETILWADENTDAEIEEAIAILRETDSVAYARERALELAAEARDALGELAIDDDVADDLAAFTRFVIERDA; encoded by the coding sequence ATGCGCGACGTGCTCGCGGCGTGGCGGCCGGTCATCGACAGGGAGATCGAGCAGTTGCTCCCCCGCGAGGTCGACGACGAGTACGTCACGAGCGCGTTCGGCGAGCCGACCTACGAGTACGACCCGGTCGCCATCCAGCGCGCGCTCCCGGACCCGATCTGGAACCTGCTCGACCGCGGCGGCAAGCGCTGGCGCGCGGTGGTCTGCTGTCTCCTGATCGACGGGTTCGGTGCGGACCCCCACGAGTACCTCCCCTACGCCTGCATCCCCGAGATCCTCCACAACGGCACGATCATCGTCGACGACGTCGAGGACGGCGCGACGATGCGCCGCGGCGAGCCCGCGCTCCACGACGAGGTCGGACTCGACATCGCACTCAACGCCGGCAACGCGATGTACTTCCTCCCGCTGAACATCGTCGCGCGCAACCCTGCCGATCTCGACGCCGGGACGCGACTCGCGATCTACGAGATGCTGATGTACGAGCTCAACCGCACCCATCTCGGCCAGGGGATGGATATCCACTGGCACAACGACGGGGCCATCCGGATGAGCGAGGCCCAGTACCTCGAGATGTGTGCGTGCAAGACCGGCTGTCTCGGCCGGATCGTCGCGCGGCTCGCCGCGCTCATCACCGGCCAGTCCGACGAAGCCGAGCGTCGCGCCGCACGCTACGCCGAGCGGATGTCGATCGCGTTCCAGATCGGCGACGACATCCTCGACGTCGAGACCGCCGACGAGGACGGCGGCGCGTTCGGCAAGGGCGTCGGCAACGACGTGCGCGAAGGGAAGAAGACGCTGATGGCGATCCACGCCGCGAACGAGGCGACCCCCGAACGGGCCGCACGGCTCGAAACGATCCTCTGGGCGGACGAGAACACCGACGCCGAGATCGAGGAGGCGATCGCCATCCTCCGCGAGACCGACAGCGTGGCCTACGCCCGCGAGCGGGCGCTCGAACTCGCCGCGGAGGCGCGCGACGCCCTCGGCGAGCTCGCCATCGACGACGACGTCGCCGACGACCTCGCGGCGTTCACCCGGTTCGTGATCGAACGCGACGCCTGA
- a CDS encoding sugar transferase, producing the protein MELTTGLRYRVASGLGTVVLTVLSIAVANHPFAQRLLTSLPLFGRLEPTTLTNGALTLAAVTALVVVFAALLPLFKPRPRRILDTISLAVRRLLGACLALAAIGYLDYTYRLPRTTLVTMTVLLCCCLPVWFVVIRRRPVAGSERVVLVGDDPGAMEELLETTDLSVVGYVAPTIQYDPAPTNGEPPVRFADGGTHQRAGLDDLECLGGLSRLGETFVEHDIDTAVLAFERSDRADFFSALAECYDHGVRAKAHRKHVDSVLTTDTSVVGLVDIELEPWDWEDRALKRAFDVVFAAIGLVVLLPIIVPIAVAVKLDSPGPVLYGQERTAEFGETFEIKKFRSMVDDAEATTGAKLSEEDSGGVDPRVTRTGRVLRRTHLDEIPQLWSILVGDMAVVGPRPERPELDADIETGVAEWRRRWFVKPGLTGFAQINGATGHEPEQKLRYDTQYIHQQSFWIDVKIVVRQVWQVVSEAASVFADDE; encoded by the coding sequence ATGGAGCTCACAACGGGGTTGCGGTATCGGGTCGCGAGCGGCCTCGGGACGGTCGTTCTCACCGTGCTCTCGATCGCGGTGGCGAACCACCCGTTCGCCCAACGCCTGCTGACGTCGCTTCCCCTGTTCGGTCGGCTCGAACCGACGACGCTCACGAACGGTGCGCTGACGCTCGCCGCGGTCACGGCGCTCGTCGTGGTGTTCGCCGCCCTGCTGCCGCTGTTCAAGCCACGACCGCGGCGGATCCTCGATACGATCTCGCTTGCGGTCCGGCGGCTGCTCGGTGCGTGTCTCGCGCTCGCCGCGATCGGCTACCTCGACTACACCTACCGACTGCCGCGAACGACGCTCGTGACGATGACGGTGCTGCTGTGTTGCTGTCTCCCGGTGTGGTTCGTCGTGATCCGTCGCCGACCGGTGGCCGGGAGCGAGCGGGTCGTGCTGGTCGGCGACGATCCCGGAGCGATGGAGGAGCTCCTCGAAACCACCGACCTCTCGGTCGTGGGGTACGTCGCGCCCACGATCCAGTACGATCCCGCTCCCACGAACGGTGAGCCGCCAGTGCGGTTCGCCGACGGCGGCACGCACCAGCGAGCCGGGCTCGACGACCTCGAGTGCCTCGGTGGGCTCTCCCGGCTCGGCGAGACGTTCGTCGAACACGACATCGACACGGCGGTGCTCGCGTTCGAGCGGTCGGATCGTGCGGATTTCTTCAGCGCGCTCGCGGAGTGTTACGACCACGGCGTGCGCGCGAAGGCCCACCGAAAACACGTCGACAGCGTCCTGACCACCGACACGAGCGTGGTCGGCCTCGTCGACATCGAACTCGAACCGTGGGACTGGGAGGACCGGGCACTGAAGCGGGCGTTCGACGTCGTCTTCGCCGCGATCGGCCTGGTGGTGCTCCTCCCGATCATCGTGCCGATCGCGGTCGCGGTCAAGCTCGACAGCCCCGGGCCGGTGCTCTACGGCCAGGAACGCACCGCGGAGTTCGGCGAGACGTTCGAGATCAAGAAGTTCCGCAGCATGGTCGACGACGCCGAGGCCACGACCGGGGCAAAACTGAGCGAGGAGGACTCCGGCGGGGTGGACCCCCGCGTGACGCGAACCGGTCGGGTGCTCAGACGGACCCACCTCGACGAGATCCCCCAACTCTGGTCGATACTGGTGGGTGATATGGCGGTCGTCGGACCGCGACCGGAGCGACCCGAACTCGACGCCGACATCGAGACGGGAGTCGCGGAGTGGCGGCGGCGGTGGTTCGTGAAGCCTGGCCTGACCGGGTTCGCCCAGATCAACGGCGCGACCGGCCACGAGCCCGAGCAGAAACTCCGGTACGACACGCAGTACATCCACCAGCAGTCCTTTTGGATCGACGTGAAGATCGTGGTTCGCCAGGTCTGGCAGGTCGTGAGCGAAGCGGCGTCGGTGTTCGCCGACGACGAGTGA
- a CDS encoding M28 family peptidase, whose product MTEWIGDVFTSDTGWNHLETLVDIGDRMAGSDGERRAAEATRDALAGVGARNPRLEEFDIQGWTRGSATIGGGDRSRETIALPRSPAGEVAGEFVDLGYGLPSDFEETDIEGKVVMVASNVPGHYDRFIHRREKYYYAVDGGAAAFVFRNHVEGCLPPTGSVGTEDSPIGEIPALGVSKEVGSRLSRRREGEMVEVSVAADVHDATSQNVHADLGPDTDEAVLVTSHVDAHDIAEGAMDNGAGTAVVVEVAKALADRETELDTRVHVVVYGAEEVGLVGSAHDADERDHDSIKAVVNNDGVVRGRTLSAHTHGFDALDDLVTGVADEFDHPVTTIPDQGPHSDHWPYVQWGVPGYHLMSETGDEGRGWGHTFADTLDKLEVRNLREQSILLTELCVRLADDEFVVEHEDPETIAAALEAEDQAAGMKVIGDWPYDG is encoded by the coding sequence ATGACCGAGTGGATCGGCGACGTCTTCACCAGCGACACGGGCTGGAACCACCTCGAAACCCTCGTCGACATCGGCGATCGGATGGCCGGCAGCGACGGCGAGCGCCGCGCCGCAGAGGCCACCCGCGACGCGCTGGCGGGGGTCGGTGCGCGGAACCCTCGTCTGGAGGAGTTCGACATTCAGGGGTGGACCCGTGGCTCCGCGACGATCGGTGGCGGCGACCGCAGCCGCGAGACCATCGCGCTCCCGCGGAGTCCGGCTGGCGAGGTTGCAGGCGAATTCGTGGACCTCGGCTACGGCCTCCCAAGCGACTTCGAAGAGACCGACATCGAGGGGAAGGTCGTGATGGTCGCGTCGAACGTCCCCGGCCACTACGATCGGTTCATCCACCGCCGGGAGAAGTACTACTACGCCGTCGATGGGGGTGCGGCCGCGTTCGTCTTCCGGAACCACGTCGAGGGCTGCCTCCCACCGACCGGGAGTGTCGGCACCGAGGACTCGCCGATCGGCGAGATTCCCGCACTCGGGGTGAGCAAGGAAGTCGGGTCACGGCTCTCGCGGCGTCGGGAGGGCGAGATGGTCGAGGTGTCGGTCGCGGCCGACGTTCACGACGCGACCAGCCAGAACGTTCACGCCGATCTCGGCCCCGACACCGACGAGGCGGTGTTGGTGACGAGTCACGTCGACGCCCACGACATCGCCGAAGGGGCGATGGACAACGGGGCCGGCACCGCCGTCGTCGTCGAGGTGGCGAAGGCGCTCGCAGACCGCGAGACGGAACTCGACACCCGCGTCCACGTCGTCGTCTACGGTGCCGAGGAGGTCGGCCTGGTGGGGTCGGCTCACGACGCCGACGAGCGCGATCACGATTCGATCAAGGCCGTGGTGAACAACGACGGCGTCGTCCGTGGACGGACGCTCAGCGCCCACACCCACGGGTTCGACGCGCTCGACGATCTCGTCACCGGGGTGGCCGACGAGTTCGACCATCCGGTCACGACGATCCCCGACCAGGGCCCGCACAGCGATCACTGGCCCTACGTCCAGTGGGGCGTTCCCGGCTACCACCTGATGAGCGAGACGGGCGACGAGGGTCGGGGGTGGGGGCACACGTTCGCGGACACGCTGGACAAGCTCGAAGTCAGGAACCTCCGCGAACAGTCGATCCTCCTCACCGAACTGTGCGTTCGGCTCGCGGACGACGAGTTCGTGGTCGAGCACGAGGACCCGGAGACGATCGCGGCGGCACTGGAAGCCGAGGACCAGGCGGCGGGCATGAAGGTCATCGGCGACTGGCCCTACGACGGATGA
- a CDS encoding NAD(+)/NADH kinase, which yields MSDGEPASDHGATSVGVVAPEADPTGIVDAVADAGGVVAASRGATAATDADAVVAVGDAGLGECVAAGVGGPVLPIDVDGIASLPRGDSSDGIERFLAGEYPVREQPVMAVETPTVDGRALRDIALMTAEPATISEFAVATDDTGSDRDPGAADTSVGSDAPLARVRADGVVVATPAGSRGYARAAGGPVVVAGSDAAAVVPIAPFATDPDHWVVPLSAIALTVERDDADVELFVDGRSLGSVAPGTTVEIVRDGTLRLASPSRV from the coding sequence ATGAGCGATGGCGAGCCGGCGAGCGATCACGGAGCGACCAGCGTCGGTGTCGTCGCGCCCGAGGCCGACCCGACCGGGATCGTCGATGCGGTTGCGGATGCCGGTGGCGTCGTCGCCGCGAGCCGGGGCGCGACCGCCGCCACCGACGCCGACGCCGTGGTGGCCGTCGGTGACGCCGGATTGGGCGAGTGCGTCGCCGCCGGCGTCGGCGGTCCGGTTCTCCCGATCGACGTCGACGGGATCGCGTCGCTTCCTCGTGGGGACAGCTCGGACGGGATCGAGCGCTTCCTCGCCGGGGAGTACCCCGTTCGCGAGCAGCCGGTGATGGCGGTCGAAACCCCGACCGTCGACGGCCGTGCACTCCGCGACATCGCCTTGATGACTGCCGAACCCGCGACCATCTCGGAGTTCGCGGTCGCCACCGATGACACCGGGTCCGATCGGGACCCAGGGGCTGCCGACACGTCCGTCGGGAGCGACGCGCCGCTCGCACGAGTTCGCGCCGACGGCGTGGTGGTGGCGACGCCCGCCGGAAGTCGCGGGTACGCACGCGCCGCGGGCGGCCCGGTCGTGGTCGCCGGCAGCGACGCCGCTGCGGTGGTGCCGATCGCGCCGTTCGCGACCGATCCCGACCACTGGGTGGTGCCGCTGTCGGCGATCGCGCTCACCGTCGAGCGCGACGACGCCGACGTGGAGCTGTTCGTCGACGGGCGTTCGCTGGGGAGCGTCGCGCCAGGCACCACCGTCGAGATCGTCCGCGACGGCACGCTCCGGCTCGCGTCCCCGAGCCGTGTGTGA